Sequence from the Nymphaea colorata isolate Beijing-Zhang1983 chromosome 9, ASM883128v2, whole genome shotgun sequence genome:
CCGTTCCCATTAAAATGTTTGAGGTTTCAATCATAGCAACGGGCGGGGTACCCATCACCCGGCCCGGTCGGGTCTGGGTTCGGGCCGAGAAAACGGCCCGGCGGGCTGGGCCGGGGCCTGATGTGTGGCCCGGCCCAACCCAGCCTTGTCcgtttataaattaaaaaaaaattaattttttaaaatttaataatatgtattttattagtaaaaatatattatatattattaaaaaatattttataattaaaaaatattttttattaccaaatgGGTGGGTCCGGCCCGGTCCGCAGGCCGGGACCCGGGCTTTCGGGCTTGGGCCGGGTTTCGGGCCCCACGGGCCGACCCGGTTGAGCTATAAATGATAATAAAGATGACACTCTAATTGAAAAGTGTATTGTAAAGTAAGCCAAAATTTTTTAGAAACATAAAATGGTTTCATAGCTTTTTACACTAAACTCAGTTAAAACTTTGATGTATGAAAAACTGTAAACGAACAAATTTTTAGTCCAACAACATTTCAACTAATATCCTTTTGCCAAGCAAGTAAAGTTGAGTTTGATGGCATTCGATCTAAGCATTAAAAGGTGTGTTTCGCTGTATTGTAAGATATTattcagtttaaacaaactaaagatctcAATATAATTAAGGGTAGAGCTAAGGGGGAGGTCCGCGAACGTTTAACCTTAAAATCTATATATTTGAGGTCCTAAGGATCTCACATAACCATAGATCCAAGATTTGCGATGAAACCAACACGACCAAAAAGATCTTCAGCTATGTTTGGATCACATTTTGCTGATGTCATGTCATATCGTGCAAAAACTTTGACTGGACGAGTAATTCTTCTCTAAATCTAAGTGGTCAGTTTCATGTCAAACGCCGTTTCTGTTCTCCTATAAAAGGCGGCCCTTGTAACTCAACAGCCACATCATACAACAATTCCAACGAAGGAACGAAGTTCTCTCTCTTTAGCGAGCCCTCTCCCTCACTATCACCATCTAATTTTCAGCATCGGTGCTCTGCAAGTTCTGCAGAGTTGGTAGCTAATCTCTCTCAATATGTCTTCCAAAGGGTCCGAAAGGGAGCCTCTTCTGATAAAGTTCATTCTCACCAAGTATGTGCAAACCGAGGAGCGTAATTTCAAGGCAACCGTTCAGAATCTCACCGGAAAGGACGCGAAGGTCTGCGGCAGTTCGTGGGAGAATGCGGAGGCGAGCTGGAAAGCGGCCAGGCGGGAGGTTCCGGCGAGGGCAGGTGGAGATAATGCCGGCCTGAAATCGGAGAACTTGTCGTTAGACGATTTCAGGTGGCTCATGGAGTTGCCACCATTAGATGGATAGCGGCTCTATTGCGTCACTCACAATCATCGTTTCTTCGTCATTGCTCTGGCCTACATAGGCTTACAAAATAATTCTTTTGAGGAATCTGCCAAATCTTCTGCTCCCAATGTGTTTAATTAGCATGGCCcatgaaaaatttaataaattaaattaaatcaGCATGCTCCTCATGTGTTGACAAAAGGAATGATGTATTGTTTTCCTTCTGATATTGAATGATATAACTTCTTTTCGATTTTCTAAAGATTAAAACGCAATCGAGTGTTCTGAAAACTCTAAAATAAGGAAATTAAGCTGAGGTTTTGGAACGCAATGTTCCATGCCATGCAAACGCTCCTGTTTAGCAAACGCCTTGGATCGATATCGGATGATCCTAAAGTCTGTTCTGACAAAGCTGATCCTGTGGACGTGTcgaacttcaaaaattttgtggcgGCGTGGCCCTTTGTGTACGTATGAGAATGTTTGGTGATGAACGCCTGATGGCCTCCGTGGTGGATTGCGAGACAATgcagaaattttcttttatttggatTTCACGAACTGATGAAATGATAAGATCttagcacaaaaaaaaaaaaaacaggttgATCTATATGGTCTTGACTTGTTCTCTTCACTCTTTTCTTTGTaaccttttctatttttacaaTACAACAGAAGAAGatgctgaacaagattttcttcatgcaAAACCTGCTCCATTTAGATGTATATAGATTCTATGTACGTAGTATGTTTGTGGATCagaacagatatatatatacctctaactatatcagtttttttttttttatttcacatattCGAAGTAGagttcgaattcaaattcaaatacaaataataaaaaaaaaagtcatatctaaatctgaatccaaaatctaattttacaatctgaattcgaatcaaaattttgaaccgaatctggtcgattttcaaaatgtaagaaaattgggtatagggtatttacttaaaactaaatccgaacTAAATCTAAATCTGCCAAAATCGGATACATGGACATCCCTAATTTTACAAAACCATGTGCTAGAGGTTAAAGAAGCAATTACTAGGATAACATAGGGAATCTATGCTTTTTGGGCAGTGTTAAGTTTACTTGCTTACAGAACACATTCTTTCATGGCTCCAAACCGTAGAAGGTGAACGTGATAATGCTCCGTTTCCATATCAAACACTTggaaacgattttttttttgtccgaATTGATCATATTTCCAACGTTTGGgcaattaataaataatatttCAACTTATATGAGTCGAGCAGTGAGGTAGCTAAAGTATCTCTTTGTTTGTGTTTTAACTTTCCAGCGTAATGCTCCATATTAATTTATGCATGCATGCTTAATATTCCTACTAATTTACGTAATGCCAAAGCAATTGGAAAAAGCTTTCTAAGAAAAGGACAACTCAATAAAGCATGGGAAGCATTTATTTACTTACTTTATCGTTTGAAAAGTATTCCCACAAGTAGGAAAATTCGAATGCTTTCATGGACTTAGTCACGGAAAAGGAATACAATGCCAAACGCTACAAAGTTAGCCCACCAAGCCCTACTGACCGAGCACAGTGGGCTCTTTGGACCCGACTCAGTCGATAAGAGCTTTCCGGATGTTGATGGAGTCAACCCATGTGCATCAGTGAAGACTGGAGACTGACTAGGCTAACGTTAAGAAACTCGGAACCCAAATTCGTGCTCTTGGGAACGAAAATGACATGAGAAAGGGAAAGCGCAATCCCAGACGTCAGGTTTTGTCGTCATTGACAACCAGAATTCTGTTTGGATTggtcaaagagaaagaaattccCATAGAAAGTTAGCTCTTATGTCAGCATACGATTTGCTTTGCTTGCTTCACATGCGTATGTAGAGATGTCAATAGATCATATTCGAATCGGGTGTTTCGGTCCGATCTATCGGATGTTTTCCCATTCatattggaatttgaataggAACAAGAGAAATCTATGTACCATATCTAAAATCTAATTTTGAAATGcgcaatccaaatccaacttctagATTTTCTTTGGCATCCGATTTGGAGATACACAACTGAATTCCAACCAAACtatatatgatatgttaagaaccAGATTtaattcaaaatgcatttataGATATTGGGTATAAGACACTTATTTAAAAGCAGTAGttacaaaaaacacgtttttttcaaaacaaacgcAAAAAAAAACGCGACAAATTaaattgccgtttaaaactaaagaaATGTGTTTCTGTTTTTAAGAAAACATTaacaacgaaaaaaaaaaagtgtttttcgtttttttttcaattttctcattctttttattttttcatttttttaatgccaaacagttttttttttattttttatttgttgcaaatttacttatcttttgatgcttgtgttattagtttctcgcttattatatatttctcttatttttagtttttttattttcaaaaatttaccatattttttctcttttttcaaacttgttgtattatacttgagaaaaacctcgtcgtttaaaactctgaaatgttatttgtaactgtgtttaaaactaaattttattCTGAATATTAATCCGAGCAATTGCTTATTTAAGGCCAAATTTTAACCAGATCGAAAGTCATTTCTTGAACTCAAAtcccaaaagcaaaaaaaaaaaaaaaaattttatgtctCTCTGTTTGAGGTCGGAAATCTTATTTGAATTGAATCCATTTACGTTCATTGGGTCAGCAGAGGATTAATCCCACCGCCTCAGAagcccttcttcttctcctttgcctCCATGGTCCAAAGTTGCATCAGTACTCGAAGAGATGTCCGTGTGCTTGAACATAACATATTAGAGATTGGCTAATTAGTGAAATATATTGAGTAATTAAGACTTAAATTGGGAGATTGAGAACAGTGTACTGCCATCTAATTCAACTAATGGTGTGAATTCTAATTCAAGTAAACGCCAAATTTAGATATATCAAATATCTGATGCAGACAACCATAAAGGGAATCCAAATACGATTTTACGATTTCATTTTCTCTAGAGATTGACTGACCAATAGACTCTAAAATCAAATTGGATATGAACATATGTCCTCCGATTACctacttttgtttttattttgaagaacAGCATCTCATGAACTTCCATGTATAGGAAAATTCTGCAAGCAATTCTGGATGCCATCCACCACCCTTTTCATGGTTTGACCTCAATCACTTTGCCTCCAATCTTTGTGCTCTTATTGTTCGTTCAAATTGAATGAAGCATCAGAAAGAACTTTTGGTGGGGCACATCTCAGAGACGACCCGCCAGCCACCGACCTTTTTCTTCCTAATATTTTTCAGTATTCCGCTCATATTATAATCTTTTGATGTCGTTAACTTTCTAAAAAGTTTCTTGTTTAATTAGATTTAACAAACTGgcagtttcaaaaattttgattgagaatcatatatatatatatgtactgcAGTTTGCTACTTAATCCAAATCCGAGTCTAAGGTCCAATGTAAACTTCATACTAAAGGCCCAACCCACCTGCATGTACATGTCAAAACTTATGCTACCAAGGGATCTTGAAATATATGAgttcaactcgaactcgaagtTTTTTAAGAGTCATTTGGCAATGGGAACAATTTGTGactgtttgttttgtttgaagcagattcatggacACCCAATTCAATTCATGCAGCACTAGAATTAAGTgttcatgaatctactctaatCTAtagggtagatttatgaaacaaccTGATTGGATGAGATCTGATAAAGTGGGATTGGATAGATCATGGATCTGAGACCGGGTCCAAACCATTTACTCATCCCCATCTTGGTCAGACTGGGTTCGCCGGAAAAttgaagacagagagagagagagagggttctCCCTCTATAAGAGGCAGTGCAACTCATCAACCACCACATAGCAACATCTGAATACAAGAAGGAAGGAGCTCTGAGAATTGAGCAAGTGATTGCCATCTTCTCTCTCAAACCCTTCTTCAGTAGAGAGCTGCCGAGAAGTTGAGCGGGGTTTCAGCATCGtgcctgctctttctctctttcttaagCATGTCGGATAAGGGGAGGGGAAGAAGTTCCACTTTGGTTAAATTCATCCTCACCCAGCACGTGCAAACCGATGAGCACAACTTCAAGGCAACAGTCCAGAATCTAACTGGAATGAACGCGAACGTTTGCGGGCTCTCGCCGGAAATTTCAGCCGCGGCCGGCGGGCAGATGGTATACTGCGAGGGTCCTGGCCAGGAGGGCACGATGAGGCTGCCAGAGGAAATAATTGATGGAGGTCTCAAGGCGGAGAATTTGGGGAAGGAGGATTTCTGCAGGTGGATCATGGAGCTGCCATCTGTGGATGAACAAGGTCTGAGGCGACCTTAGTTGAAGGCAGCGAacttcctttaatttttttttcttttcttctattcgGATTTCATGGTTCATTTGATTGTTATTACTCGCAGTAAATGCAAAAATGGGCACCAATTCGTTTTGTAATTTTTACTTCGTTTTatcacaattttaaaattaagagGGTTACGATGAAGGAAAAAGATTGTCTGTTTTATGGCCTCATTTTGTGCCAGAATCTTAAAAGGTAGTCTTATCACAGGACAGGTTGTGTGTTATCGTCCTTATAAGTTAAATGGAAATGGCCAAAATCATCATGTTAGTTAAATGAAAGACTCCCCTTCATAAGGGCAAAAGTGACAcctatgaaaattttcttcGATAAAATTGCAAAAATACCTCTCCAAAAAAGGGTGTGAACATGTCTTCTCATCTTAATGCAAAAAGTGCCTttaattaatgtttattttcttaaccCACGTCACAAGTTAAGTTAAAAGCTGGCTCTCCCATGAGTTTGGATAGCTGCTGGGCCGCCGCCGCCGGCCCATCTGTGGTTCAAGAGGCATTACTGCCCCTAATTTCATGGTGGAGCTACATATGTAAGCTGGTATGAACACATTAATATTTTTAgatatttgttatatatatatatatatatatatacatatatatatatatatatatatatatatatgagtgtccCTTGAGGCTTCAGATATAAAAATCTGTgaataagtaattttttttcagcTCCGCCATTGATCTGGCTTTTGCCAACTGTCATGAGCCTGGGAGCCAATGCCTCTCCcgaaagagaaatgagaaagttaaaatttttaacaggTCCAATGACATGGcagcaatttcttttttctactaGGAATCAAAAGTCATAAGTTTTGttgtttaaaagtaaaaaaattacagAACATAGATTCAATGTGGCAGGGGCAGaggcaaaaaaaattttataagggAGGGgcgaattaaaatttctaaattttgacacgaacctaaatatcatttttcaaattttttatataaaacaaataaaagtttctataatttacatgtaaattttctaaaaaaaaaaaaattgaggtgcgGCAAAGTCCCCCCTCCTATGTGGCTGGATTTTTAGGCCCAAATCTGAGAgttcaagagagaaaaaaaaaaaatctgaaggTCACATGATAAGATTCAGTCCTCTACACTTTTAATTTTCTAGCAAAAAAGGTCCACAATATGACAGAGTGGCTGCactgagagagagtgagatctaAAAGATAAATCATAATTACATCAGATCTAAGCTAATGGATTatgaaaatgtataaaaatCAATCAGCACTTTAAGAGATTTATTTACTGGGCATTTGATTACATCAGAAATGATCTCATCTTGAGACTTTTatggggaaaaaaaatttctcaggTCAAACCTAGAGGTTAACTTGAGATTCATTCTACtacacttcttttcttttttgcaaaaatttaatAAAGAATTATCAGGTTCTGGAACTCAGGAAAATGAAGGAAGCACCAACCTTGATGTTGTTTGAAAGCCAGGTCCATATTAAAGAAT
This genomic interval carries:
- the LOC116260658 gene encoding VQ motif-containing protein 10-like, with product MSDKGRGRSSTLVKFILTQHVQTDEHNFKATVQNLTGMNANVCGLSPEISAAAGGQMVYCEGPGQEGTMRLPEEIIDGGLKAENLGKEDFCRWIMELPSVDEQGLRRP
- the LOC116260657 gene encoding VQ motif-containing protein 1-like translates to MSSKGSEREPLLIKFILTKYVQTEERNFKATVQNLTGKDAKVCGSSWENAEASWKAARREVPARAGGDNAGLKSENLSLDDFRWLMELPPLDG